Proteins encoded together in one Telopea speciosissima isolate NSW1024214 ecotype Mountain lineage chromosome 6, Tspe_v1, whole genome shotgun sequence window:
- the LOC122663998 gene encoding probable xyloglucan endotransglucosylase/hydrolase protein 30 has product MGISRGLRCSLSFLLFLAFASVATAALNVSTIPFHEGYSPLFGDFNIHHSRDGKSVNLHLDRYTGSGFISSNLYNYGFFSANIKLPSDYTAGVVVAFYTSNADVFEKTHDELDIEFLGNIRGKAWRFQTNVYGNGSTFRGREERYYLWFDPTQDYHRYSILWTKQNIIFYVDEVPIREVVRSDAMGGDYPSKPMQLYATIWDASTWATSGGKYKVNYKYAPFVAEFRDFALQGCPVDPIQQVPNVGCSEKIAELEKADYAVITPARRSEMKKFQQKYMYYSYCYDTLRYPVPLPECVIDPLLKTRFKNTGRVKFGGHHHRHHSKKSRHPSSAGSDNQADM; this is encoded by the exons ATGGGTATTTCCCGGGGGTTACGTTGTTCTCTCTCATTCCTTCTATTCCTCGCCTTCGCCTCCGTGGCTACTGCAGCCCTAAACGTCAGCACCATTCCATTCCACGAAGGTTACAGTCCTCTTTTTGGTGATTTTAACATCCACCATTCACGGGATGGCAAGAGCGTCAACCTCCACCTCGATCGATACACCG gcTCTGGTTTTATTTCCTCAAATCTCTACAATTATGGTTTCTTCAGTGCCAACATTAAGCTTCCCTCTGATTACACCGCCGGCGTTGTTGTTGCCTTCTAC ACGTCGAATGCAGATGTGTTCGAGAAGACACATGATGAGCTTGATATAGAATTCTTAGGAAACATACGTGGGAAAGCTTGGAGGTTTCAGACGAATGTGTACGGGAACGGAAGCACCTTCAGAGGACGGGAGGAACGGTACTATCTATGGTTCGACCCCACCCAGGATTACCACCGCTACAGTATCCTCTGGACCAAACAGAACATCAT CTTCTACGTTGACGAGGTTCCAATTAGGGAGGTGGTGCGCagcgatgctatggggggtgaCTACCCGTCGAAGCCCATGCAACTATATGCAACTATATGGGACGCATCGACTTGGGCCACTTCCGGTGGGAAGTACAAGGTGAACTACAAGTATGCACCTTTTGTTGCGGAGTTCAGAGACTTTGCCCTCCAAGGTTGCCCCGTTGACCCCATCCAACAAGTTCCCAATGTCGGTTGCTCCGAAAAGATTGCTGAATTGGAGAAAGCCGATTATGCCGTCATAACCCCAGCACGACGATCGGAGATGAAGAAGTTCCAACAAAAGTACATGTACTACTCTTATTGCTATGACACTCTCCGATACCCGGTTCCCTTGCCGGAGTGTGTTATCGACCCATTGTTGAAGACAAGGTTCAAGAACACCGGCAGAGTGAAATTTGGCGGTCACCACCATCGTCATCATTCGAAGAAGAGCCGGCATCCCTCATCGGCGGGTTCGGACAACCAAGCCGATATGTAA